The following coding sequences are from one Musa acuminata AAA Group cultivar baxijiao chromosome BXJ1-6, Cavendish_Baxijiao_AAA, whole genome shotgun sequence window:
- the LOC103989668 gene encoding uncharacterized protein LOC103989668 translates to MASTVPPFRIVRCPRCKKLLTEFANVPVYQCGECGTTLRAKHYNATRKDIIVPLPENKSENQPDCGSLDNGLQSKNETAVCATNDRVQSADSPNPQSSSVDASNNCYKKGDELENQEERGLDSESLKHNERIDLDHSLNEVDKSSDARQQGHENLKMSERTQDSNESSSLRETASSEDNWSNRSDHDRHGNILRSATRNSNTNDDSVSSAKGVSKTDAPHKRIPVSRRTFRQRKVQDSEDTTNAHKGEEVNRMRAGTQVQVQELSQKPSIEKSADADRFDSNANELSTENKGYVSKDTSLNSEDFHSVQNWLEPENDGHLRSLPTDAELLKGSAKENDRHLRSLPMDAELLKGSAKENDGHLRSLPMDDAELPKGSANDQNGSPPAELNSLEHIQMEILKKVDELREEINGIFDKSDEGKGGSHQEEIHAKQLDSALVRLPPKPHCHKKGVPRPHRFNDIPSVLPHLSPCLHCQTSMCRRNRGYRSCHHNTSSIPCNTLSPGVHTPCHHKPQIKHEPEKPSNEMRRQQPKRHCRPIVSGAPFVICYNCFQLLQLPINFLVARKGLNKLQCGACSKVLEFSFRARDHGIPHPANDVDNLTSSEVDSSTDTTIRYKVSNSPSDDRSQGEPVSYSEDYGLSLGISYTTDAEPPVNIQINGRHRTASQLHRLMGYGSASELLYRHSDIDEESEFTELTEPTPPHCNTPDETYVGDGMSGKAIYISDPSASSRF, encoded by the exons ATGGCCAGCACCGTCCCACCATTCCGCATCGTAAGATGTCCAAGATGCAAGAAGCTTCTTACTGAATTTGCCAATGTTCCCGTGTACCAGTGTGGCGAATGTGGCACGACTCTGCGAG CAAAGCACTACAATGCTACCAGGAAAGATATCATCGTCCCACTGCCGGAGAACAAATCGGAGAACCAACCAGATTGTGGCTCCTTGGACAATGGATTGCAATCTAAGAATGAAACGGCTGTTTGTGCAACAAATGATCGAGTACAGAGTGCGGACTCTCCAAATCCACAATCATCTTCTGTGGATGCTTCAAACAATTGTTATAAGAAAGGAGATGAATTGGAGAATCAAGAAGAGAGAGGCTTGGACTCGGAGTCTCTTAAGCATAATGAGAGAATTGATCTTGATCACTCTCTGAATGAAGTAGATAAGTCTTCAGACGCTCGTCAACAAGGCCATGAAAACTTGAAGATGAGTGAGAGGACACAAGATTCTAACGAATCCTCTAGCCTTAGAGAAACTGCATCATCGGAGGACAATTGGAGTAACAGGAGTGATCATGACAGACATGGCAATATCTTAAGATCAGCTACCAGAAATTCTAATACAAATGATGACAGTGTATCTTCCGCCAAAGGTGTCTCCAAAACTGATGCTCCTCATAAGCGTATACCAGTATCTAGAAGAACTTTCAGACAAAGGAAAGTTCAGGATTCGGAAGATACTACCAATGCACATAAAGGAGAAGAGGTTAATAGGATGAGAGCAGGCACACAAGTTCAAGTTCAAGAACTTTCACAAAAGCCATCGATCGAGAAGTCAGCTGATGCCGACAGGTTTGATTCAAACGCAAATGAGTTGTCTACAGAGAACAAAGGTTATGTAAGCAAAGATACCTCTCTTAACTCAGAAGACTTCCATTCGGTCCAGAACTGGTTGGAACCAGAAAATGATGGGCATTTGAGATCGCTTCCAACGGATGCAGAGTTGCTGAAGGGTTCAGCCAAAGAAAATGATCGGCATTTGAGATCGCTCCCAATGGATGCAGAGTTGCTGAAGGGTTCAGCCAAAGAAAATGATGGGCATTTGAGATCGCTCCCAATGGATGATGCAGAGTTGCCGAAGGGTTCGGCCAACGATCAAAATGGCAGCCCACCGGCTGAGCTCAATTCGCTTGAACACATTCAAATGGAGATACTGAAGAAGGTTGACGAATTGAGAGAGGAAATCAACGGAATATTCGATAAATCCGACGAAGGCAAGGGAGGATCTCACCAAGAAGAAATCCATGCAAAGCAGCTTGATTCAGCTTTAGTCCGGCTTCCTCCGAAACCACACTGCCATAAAAAGGGTGTTCCTCGGCCACACAGATTCAATGACATCCCTTCAGTCTTGCCTCATCTCAGTCCCTGCTTGCATTGCCAAACATCGATGTGCCGCCGCAACAGAGGTTACAGGTCTTGCCACCATAACACATCTAGCATACCCTGTAACACATTGAGTCCGGGAGTGCATACACCATGTCATCACAAGCCTCAGATCAAGCATGAGCCAGAGAAGCCATCCAACGAGATGAGAAGGCAGCAGCCCAAGCGACATTGTCGTCCCATCGTAAGTGGTGCTCCCTTCGTCATCTGCTACAATTGCTTTCAGCTACTTCAGCTTCCTATCAATTTTCTCGTAGCGAGGAAAGGATTGAACAAGCTGCAGTGCGGTGCTTGCTCCAAAgttcttgagttttctttcagagCCCGAGATCATGGAATTCCTCATCCTGCCAACGATGTTGACAATCTTACAAGCAGTGAGGTGGATAGCAGTACGGACACTACTATCAGATACAAGGTATCTAATTCTCCCTCGGATGATAGATCTCAAGGGGAGCCAGTTTCCTACTCGGAAGACTATGGGCTCTCTCTTGGCATCAGCTATACTACTGATGCCGAACCACCAGTAAATATCCAGATAAATGGCAGGCATAGAACAGCTTCGCAGCTTCATCGGCTTATGGGTTATGGTTCTGCTAGTGAGCTGCTGTATCGACATAGCGATATCGACgaagaatctgagttcacagagcTCACAGAGCCAACTCCACCACATTGCAATACTCCTGACGAAACATACGTGGGAGATGGAATGAGTGGAAAAGCCATTTACATTTCTGATCCTTCCGCTAGTAGCCGATTTTAG
- the LOC135677186 gene encoding uncharacterized protein LOC135677186 has protein sequence MRPRLRPDPFHLGLLLGLLLCHHAGASIHEYYNGAFIPRSNSFFFHGGSEGLYASAEVNITAPASDGNSFIQFESVTFRRTKESASMHSDMQQKTGLVEAIVVEIQDRDKIGGRYLNTDAICCTRELHDRNLCKVGEVIIRPSQDNSDWPKRIQTFFDGSSEEITMVTQAIPIRKTGMYYLYFMFCDPQLKGTIIKGRTVWRNPHGYLPGKMAPLMTFYGFMSLAYLLLGLCWFLQFVRYWKHTLQLHYHITAVIALGMCEMAFWYFEYGNFNSTGSRPMGITIWAVTFTAVKKTVSRLLLLVVSMGYGVVRPTLGGITSRVAFLGLVYFVASEALELVEHLGNINDFSGKARLFLVLPVALLDATFIVWIFSSLSKTLEKLQIRKSTAKLELYRKFTNSLAVSVLLSVAWIGYELYFNATDPLSELWQRSWIVSAFWNVLSYVLLGIICILWAPSHNPTRYAYSEDTNDDFDDEGIPLTGSGVRGIGDNLSKLERKERKNMDHVFGMGDDLEEDKRE, from the exons ATGCGTCCTCGTCTTCGTCCCGATCCGTTCCACTTAGGGCTTTTGCTAGGGCTGCTTCTCTGCCACCACGCCGGGGCTTCGATCCACGAATACTACAATGGCGCCTTCATCCCGCGCTCCAACTCCTTCTTCTTCCACGGCGGCAGTGAGGGCCTCTACGCCTCCGCCGAGGTCAACATCACCGCCCCAGCATCCGATGGCAATTCCTTCATCCA GTTTGAATCTGTCACATTCAGACGGACAAAAGAGTCAGCATCCATGCATAGTGATATGCAACAAAAGACTGGATTGGTAGAAGCTATAGTAGTTGAAATCCAAGACAGGGACAAGATTGGTGGTAGATacttaaacactgatgctatatgCTGCACGCGTGAGCTTCACGATCGGAATCTCTGTAAGGTAGGGGAAGTAATAATTCGTCCAAGTCAGGACAACTCAGATTGGCCAAAACGCATTCAGACATTTTTTGATGGTAGCAGTGAAGAGATCACTATGGTAACTCAAGCTATTCCTATCAGAAAAACTGGCATGTACTAcctttattttatgttttgtgACCCGCAACTAAAGGGCACTATCATAAAAGGTAGAACAGTTTGGAGAAATCCACATGGCTATCTTCCTGGCAAAATGGCACCCTTAATGACATTCTATGGATTCATGTCATTGGCATATCTTTTACTTGGTCTCTGCTGGTTTCTACAATTTGTGCGATACTGGAAGCATACTTTGCAGCTTCACTATCACATCACAGCTGTAATTGCCCTAGGcatgtgtgaaatggctttttGGTATTTTGAGTATGGAAATTTTAATTCTACTGGATCTAGACCTATGGGCATAACCATTTGGGCAGTCACTTTCACTGCTGTTAAAAAGACTGTTTCTCGCCTTCTGCTTTTGGTAGTTTCAATGGGATATGGCGTTGTCCGGCCAACATTGGGTGGGATAACTTCAAGAGTTGCTTTTCTTGGGTTGGTATATTTCGTTGCCTCAGAAGCACTTGAGCTTGTTGAGCATTTGGGAAACATCAACGACTTTTCTGGAAAAGCAAGGCTGTTCCTGGTGCTGCCTGTTGCTCTTTTGGATGCAACCTTCATTGTCTGGATATTTTCATCATTGTCAAAAACTCTAGAAAAGCTTCAG ATAAGGAAAAGCACAGCAAAACTGGAGCTGTATCGCAAGTTTACCAATTCTCTTGCTGTTTCTGTGCTTCTCTCAGTTGCCTGGATTGGCTATGAG TTGTACTTCAATGCAACTGATCCATTAAGTGAACTTTGGCAAAGGTCTTGGATTGTCTCCGCATTCTGGAATGTCCTCTCTTATGTACTCCTCGGTATTATCTGCATCTTATGGGCTCCATCTCATAACCCAACTAG ATATGCATACTCGGAGGACACAAatgatgactttgatgatgagggAATTCCCCTTACGGGAAGTGGTGTCAGAGGAATTGGTGACAATTTGAGCAAACTAGagagaaaggaaaggaagaacaTGGATCATGTATTTGGGATGGGAGATGACCTCGAGGAGGATAAACGAGAGTAG
- the LOC135677567 gene encoding trans-cinnamate 4-monooxygenase-like, whose product MQPNPPGVISPTSFRSTCARSLRGQREHHLELDAVLGGTKTRSPTSRLSSRRPSATAGRSHDAKLAGYDVPAESKILVNAWWLANNPTLWRNPEMSRPGAAHPGGGGRGGALRKRLPVPVLGPAGRWSCPGIVLALPIIGIVLGRLVQNFELLRPRGRDKIDTAENAGQFSLHIMMHSTVVCKPRVWTDCICSRSGKSREDEKERRV is encoded by the exons ATGCAGCCAAACCCACCTGGT GTCATCAGCCCAACTTCGTTCAGATCTACGTGCGCAAGAAGCCTTCGGGGACAGCGCGAGCATCACCTGGAACTCGACGCCGTCCTTGGAGGTACCAAGACACGGAGCCCGACCTCTAGGCTGTCGTCAAGGAGGCCCTCCGCTACAGCAGGCCGTAGTCACGACGCCAAGCTCGCCGGCTACGATGTCCCCGCCGAGAGCAAGATCCTGGTCAACGCCTGGTGGCTCGCCAACAACCCCACCCTGTGGAGGAACCCCGAGATGTCCCGTCCGGGCGCAGCGCATCCTGGAGGAGGAGGCCGAGGTGGAGCCCTGCGGAAACGACTTCCGGTACCTGTCCTTGGGCCCGCCGGCCGCTGGAGCTGCCCTGGGATCGTCCTCGCGCTACCCATCATCGGTATCGTCCTCGGCCGGCTGGTGCAGAACTTCGAGCTGCTGCGGCCGCGGGGGCGGGACAAGATCGACACCGCCGAGAACGCTGGCCAGTTCAGCCTCCATATTATGATGCACTCCACCGTGGTGTGCAAGCCCAGGGTGTGGACTGATTGCATTTGCTCTAGGAGTGGAAAAAGCCGAGAAGACGAGAAGGAAAGAAGGGTATGA
- the LOC103989893 gene encoding WRKY transcription factor 55, producing the protein MDDILSQVFDACRLARELETSLRLSNVPTDPHYLLGSCEELVGAFNEAIRRLHAGNLSSYPSQMLLGEAPGSRLDPGAGEGSSRGTGYMQVANGLRTPVVGAWGLEINSAAPMGPSIYPGTPNTGVESFVGGGGEPRLGAERPLSGRRADGSLPHRSSRTRMDDGTVTRRVPALRTGNLEMPPDDGYTWRKYGQKDILNSRFPRSYYRCTHRSYYGCEAKKKVQRLDDDPNTFEVIYCGTHTCQTSPTPILIPTLVPSAIGNNMNDNDNDDGGGGHQQGASPQSASIQLRNWLEGNPRNTGTLLIPRSGAGGSTSRQVGQQQGGRDIDGSVAELADAMFNSASSGSSMDAIFSPRQGSL; encoded by the exons ATGGACGACATCCTGTCTCAAGTCTTTGACGCATGCAGGCTCGCCAGAGAACTGGAGACCAGCCTCCGCCTGTCCAACGTCCCGACCGATCCCCACTACCTCTTGGGCTCCTGCGAGGAGCTCGTCGGCGCCTTCAACGAGGCCATCCGCCGGTTGCACGCCGGAAATCTGTCTTCCTACCCCTCCCAAATGCTCTTAGGGGAGGCCCCGGGTTCCCGGCTGGACCCCGGCGCCGGAGAAGGAAGCTCGCGCGGCACGGGTTACATGCAGGTGGCCAATGGTCTGAGAACACCGGTGGTGGGGGCGTGGGGGCTGGAAATCAACTCGGCCGCTCCCATGGGGCCCTCGATCTATCCCGGCACACCGAATACGGGCGTGGAGTCATTCGTCGGCGGCGGCGGTGAGCCTCGATTGGGTGCGGAGAGACCGTTGTCCGGGCGGAGAGCCGACGGGTCTTTGCCGCACAGATCTTCGAGGACGAG GATGGACGACGGCACGGTGACGAGGAGGGTGCCGGCGCTTCGGACGGGGAACTTGGAGATGCCTCCTGACGACGGCTACACCTGGAGGAAGTACGGACAAAAAGACATACTCAATTCCAGGTTTCCCAG GAGTTACTACCGTTGCACTCACAGGAGTTACTACGGCTGCGAGGCAAAGAAGAAAGTGCAGAGGCTCGACGACGATCCAAACACGTTCGAGGTCATCTACTGTGGCACTCACACATGCCAGACCTCTCCGACTCCCATCCTGATCCCCACCCTCGTACCCAGCGCCATCGGCAACAACATGAACGACAACGACAacgacgacggcggcggcggccaccAGCAGGGAGCGTCACCGCAGTCTGCTTCGATTCAGCTGCGCAACTGGCTCGAGGGCAATCCGAGGAACACAGGAACCCTCCTAATTCCACGGAGTGGAGCTGGTGGCAGCACCAGCAGACAAGTAGGACAGCAGCAGGGTGGTAGAGACATAGACGGTTCCGTGGCAGAACTCGCGGACGCCATGTTCAATTCTGCGAGCAGCGGCAGTAGCATGGATGCCATCTTCTCGCCGAGGCAAGGAAGCTTATAA